GAAAAGAAGCGTTGCTTTCTGTGTTAATAGAGGAAGTAATGACTCAATTTTATGAAATTGCAGAAATGCCTTTTTTTCCAAAAACAAAACAAGAAGCTAAAGAAATTATCGAAAAACAAGCATATCGTTTTCTCAAGATGGCTGAAACAGAGCGAGGGATTATGAGAGTTTTTCAAGAAGCTATTGGTATGTCAGATGTTATTGCACATCAGTGGAAAGATATCCGAAAACAGTTTATTGAAGGCATATCAAAAGACATTCTTTACGTTCAGGAACATCATTTAGCACGAAGTGATGTGAAGGCACATATTGTTGCAAAAGGCTGGTTTTTTATGAATGAAATGTATTTATGGGAAATCGTTCAAAATGAACATCATGGAAGTGTGGAAGAAATTTCACAAACTATTTCTTCTTTATATGTTGATGGTCTATACAGTGAAAAGGAGGAAAAGAAATGAACATTAGTCAAAAAGTGATAAAAGAAAGAAAAAGAGAAGTAATAGAAGCGATCTTAGACATGAAACAAAAAGAAGTTCATCGGCTTCGAGCTCGAATCCCTATAGAATATGCATCAGAATTTTGTCTTTATAGAGCATCTAAAAAGAAATTTCATGATGAACTAGATGCTTATAGTACACTTTGGGTTCAAATGTTGGACGATGATGAAGAATGGACATATAAGATAGGTGAAGAGGTTGCAAATGGAATTTATACATATTGGATTCAAAACGAGAAGAAAGACTATACATTTCAAAGACTAGATGTAAAAGAAGTAGAAGAGTATATTTTAGGTGGAGCAGCAGTGATGATTAAAAGTGAAAATATAGAATATGAATATGGAAGGACATCTCCCTCTTTTAGGCTAAATGGGGCCATCATTTCCTCATTAGAACTTCGCCATGTGATGAGTTATGCAGGGTATAGAGAAATTCTTTTTGAGTCAGAACAAGAGTACGGGCTTTTTGTAGAATAAAAAGACCTGTACTCTTATTTGATTATTTTTTATATTTATTTCGAAGCTTTCTTTTGGCAAGCTTTCCCCATGTTTTTACAGTTTGAGGGGAAACATTATAGCGGGATGCAATATCTTCAAAGCTCCTATCGTTTATAATCCTCTCTTCAACATAAACTTTCTCACGAGGGGTTAGGCATGTACAGTATTCGGCAAGGAGAAGTTTTTGAAGAATCTGATCTTGAGCAGGTTCTGCTATCAGTTCTAGAGTATCGTGTTCCATTTGGACGCTTCGCTGTAGAAGGAGGCTTTGTTTATAAAGTATCTTTAACACTTCCCCACGTATTGTCGTGTAAGCAAATGTTGAAAAATTTCCTTTTTTTTTTCAAATCGATTTGTTGCATACCAAAGGCCGATAAGAGCAGTTTGATAATACTCTTCATAATCCAATTTGATGTGTAACTTGTGTAAGATAGAATGAATCATTGGATCATATTCTTCTTTTAACGTTTGAAATTTGTTGTTCTCCACTGCTAAACTCCTTCAGTGCAAAAGCTTTTGCATATATTGCCGCGGTAATTTCACTGTACGTAATAAAAGGTGAAAAAGCTAAAAAGATAAAAAATGTTAAAAATGTTATTGTTAAAAACAAAATTATGTAATAAATACGTACATTAAAGGCCAAGAGTGAAGGAAATGATACGAAATTTGCTTTTTAGCAAAAAATTATTCTTTACTTTGAAAGCGTTTTCAAATATAATGGTTATAGGTTGGGTAGCATGCGTGGCTACCATGGCATATGGCGAAGGCGGAGCCAATGCACGAGTTAGACGTAAGAAAAATCTTCTACTTATTTCCTACATTACGTAACACTGCAGGTTTAAACCTTCTCATTTCTCATGGAAAAGTCCTCTGATAACGCTCATCAGAGGGCTTTTCGTCATTGTCTAAAGTTGCTGTTTTGCATAAAAAAAGAAAAGTAGGAAAAGATACAAAAAAAAGTATATAGTTGAGGATGTATATGATAAGAAAACTATTTATGAAGCGGGAGTTCAATCGGAAAAAACTGTGGCTTTATTTTATCCTTAATATTGTAGCATTAGCTTTACTTATCTTAAATTCATTTATAAAGGTTCCACCCGGTTTTTGGGGGACTAGTTTATTAATATTTTTTCTTTTGCTTTTAGGATTATGTCTTTTTTTACTTGCTGAATTTGCCATTCTTATTCCAAAAACTAATGAACCGCTCCCTAGCATTTTTATTGGTTCAGCATTAGTGATTTTATTAATGATTATTACGTATGCAGATATTTATTTGCAAATTTATTATCTAAAAGGTGGGCGAACCTTTTCGGGAACGTATCTTACAGGTGAAGATTTTCTTTACTATAGCATTACAACATTTACAACAACAGGATATGGCGATGTCTCATCATCACATATTGTTTCAAATGCTGTTGCTTCTCTTGAAATGATGACAGGTTTTATGAGCAATACTCTCTTAATGGGGGTATTGACAGCAAAGCTTCTTAATAAAGGAATCAAGGTTAAAGGAGACGATCGTTCTAAAGAATAGCAGATGATGCATAAAGATAATAAATGTTTGTTAATCTGTTCACCTATAAATGATACAATAGAGAGAATGGAGCATATTGAGAAAGGGAGATAATTAAAGATGAGTGAAAACATACGTTTACATAAAGATGCGATTGAAATGCTTAAGGAGACGAGCCGTACCTTTTTTATTCCAATTACGTACTTGTCAGAAGGTTTAAAAGAAGCTGTCGGCTCTGCCTACTTATGTATGAGAGCAATTGATGAAATTGAAGATCACCCTGAATTGGAAAAGAAAGCAAAAGCAACACTGCTTCGTTCTGTAAGTTCTCTTTTACGAAAGGGTGTTTCTAAAGAAGAATTAGCAAAGCTTTTCGCTCCTTATCAAAATATTCTTCCTGAAGTTACACTTAGGTTAGCAGACTGGATTGAATATTGTCCTAAAAATGTTGTAGATCAAGTGCTAGATGCAACGGCCATTATGGGAGAAGGAATGGCTGATTGGGCTTTGAAAGATTGGGAGATTAAAAGTGAACAAGACTTAGATGACTATACGTACTATGTAGCAGGCTTGGTTGGCGTTAT
The sequence above is a segment of the Priestia filamentosa genome. Coding sequences within it:
- a CDS encoding TetR/AcrR family transcriptional regulator, whose translation is MKEYEIEDKRHLRSLVTRQKILEASKYIFLQEGFQKTTISQVIKRAKVGYGTAYVHFNGKEALLSVLIEEVMTQFYEIAEMPFFPKTKQEAKEIIEKQAYRFLKMAETERGIMRVFQEAIGMSDVIAHQWKDIRKQFIEGISKDILYVQEHHLARSDVKAHIVAKGWFFMNEMYLWEIVQNEHHGSVEEISQTISSLYVDGLYSEKEEKK
- a CDS encoding sigma factor-like helix-turn-helix DNA-binding protein, whose protein sequence is MLKILYKQSLLLQRSVQMEHDTLELIAEPAQDQILQKLLLAEYCTCLTPREKVYVEERIINDRSFEDIASRYNVSPQTVKTWGKLAKRKLRNKYKK
- a CDS encoding sigma factor, whose protein sequence is MENNKFQTLKEEYDPMIHSILHKLHIKLDYEEYYQTALIGLWYATNRFEKKKEIFQHLLTRQYVGKC
- a CDS encoding ion channel, giving the protein MIRKLFMKREFNRKKLWLYFILNIVALALLILNSFIKVPPGFWGTSLLIFFLLLLGLCLFLLAEFAILIPKTNEPLPSIFIGSALVILLMIITYADIYLQIYYLKGGRTFSGTYLTGEDFLYYSITTFTTTGYGDVSSSHIVSNAVASLEMMTGFMSNTLLMGVLTAKLLNKGIKVKGDDRSKE
- a CDS encoding squalene/phytoene synthase family protein is translated as MSENIRLHKDAIEMLKETSRTFFIPITYLSEGLKEAVGSAYLCMRAIDEIEDHPELEKKAKATLLRSVSSLLRKGVSKEELAKLFAPYQNILPEVTLRLADWIEYCPKNVVDQVLDATAIMGEGMADWALKDWEIKSEQDLDDYTYYVAGLVGVMLSDIWKWHSDIETDKDLAIGFGRGLQSVNILRNRSEDLQRGGIDFFPEGWEVADMFAYARRNLKLGEEYTKAIKSGPILDFCKIPLALAKATLQALEEGKEKMTRQDVNSVVNRVVE